A portion of the Stigmatella aurantiaca DW4/3-1 genome contains these proteins:
- the maiA gene encoding maleylacetoacetate isomerase — protein MKLYGYWRSSCTWRVRIALNLKGLGYTYEAVHLLKDGGQQNSDAYRAVNPLRTVPTLEFQEGGTVRRLSQSMAILEYLEERHPTPALLPAGPWERARCRMLSESVNSGIQPLQNTSVMQFVKKEFQADEKAFAAHWNARGLTALEAMVQETAGTYCIGEQVSFADLFLVPQLYGARRYGVDLTPYPTLTRIEAACEKLPAFQAAHADRQPDAVPA, from the coding sequence ATGAAGCTCTATGGCTACTGGCGTTCGTCCTGCACGTGGCGGGTGCGCATCGCCTTGAACCTCAAGGGCCTGGGCTACACCTACGAGGCGGTGCACCTGCTGAAGGACGGTGGGCAGCAGAACTCGGATGCCTACCGTGCCGTGAACCCCTTGCGCACCGTGCCCACCCTGGAGTTCCAGGAGGGGGGGACGGTGCGCCGGCTCTCCCAGTCGATGGCGATCCTGGAATACCTGGAAGAGCGCCATCCCACGCCCGCCCTGTTACCGGCCGGGCCCTGGGAGCGGGCCCGCTGCCGGATGTTGTCGGAGAGTGTGAATTCGGGCATCCAGCCGCTGCAGAACACGTCCGTGATGCAGTTCGTCAAAAAGGAATTTCAAGCGGATGAGAAGGCGTTCGCGGCGCACTGGAATGCCCGGGGGCTGACAGCCTTGGAAGCGATGGTTCAGGAGACGGCGGGCACTTATTGCATCGGTGAGCAAGTGTCGTTCGCGGATCTCTTCCTGGTGCCTCAGCTCTACGGGGCTCGCCGTTATGGGGTAGATCTCACGCCGTACCCCACGCTCACCCGCATCGAAGCGGCGTGCGAGAAACTCCCCGCCTTCCAGGCGGCCCATGCTGACCGGCAGCCCGACGCAGTTCCTGCCTGA
- a CDS encoding fumarylacetoacetate hydrolase family protein — MKLATLKDGTRDGRLIVVKRDNSAYALATNVALTLQAALDDWGVREPQLRALAAQLEAGTVQSRPLDVGALLAPLPRAYEWLDGSAYLNHVLLVRKARGAEPPATLKTDPLVYQGGSGEFLAPTADIPLADEAWGLDFESEVCVVLGDTPQGTKAEQAGEHIRLLMICNDVSLRNLIPDELAKGFGFVQSKPATAFGPFALTPDELEPAWREGRVHLRMRSILNGELVGDTDAGPEMHFSFHELIQHLCKTRGFTAGTVLGSGTVSNADRARGISCLAERRMIETIEEGKPRTPFMKPGDTIDIEMLNAEGQSLFGRISQKVVKR, encoded by the coding sequence GTGAAGCTCGCGACCCTCAAGGATGGAACCCGTGACGGACGGCTCATCGTCGTCAAGCGGGACAACTCGGCGTATGCGCTCGCCACCAACGTCGCCCTCACGCTCCAGGCCGCACTGGATGACTGGGGGGTCCGGGAGCCGCAGCTACGGGCCCTGGCCGCGCAGCTCGAGGCGGGCACGGTCCAGAGCCGCCCGCTGGACGTGGGCGCCCTGCTGGCGCCGCTGCCCCGGGCCTACGAGTGGCTCGACGGCAGCGCCTACCTCAACCACGTGCTGCTCGTGCGCAAGGCCCGGGGCGCCGAGCCGCCCGCCACCTTGAAGACGGACCCGCTCGTCTACCAGGGCGGCTCGGGAGAGTTCCTGGCGCCCACCGCGGACATCCCCTTGGCGGACGAGGCCTGGGGCCTGGACTTCGAGAGCGAGGTCTGCGTCGTCCTGGGAGACACGCCCCAGGGGACGAAGGCCGAGCAGGCGGGCGAGCACATCCGGCTGTTGATGATCTGCAACGACGTCTCGCTGCGCAACCTCATCCCGGACGAGCTGGCCAAGGGCTTTGGCTTCGTGCAGAGCAAGCCCGCCACGGCGTTCGGCCCGTTCGCCCTCACGCCCGATGAGCTGGAGCCCGCGTGGAGGGAGGGCCGGGTGCACCTGCGGATGCGCTCCATCCTCAACGGAGAGCTCGTGGGCGATACCGACGCGGGCCCGGAGATGCACTTCTCCTTCCACGAGCTGATCCAGCACTTGTGCAAGACGCGGGGCTTCACCGCCGGCACCGTCCTGGGCAGTGGCACGGTGTCCAACGCGGACCGCGCCCGGGGCATCTCCTGCCTGGCCGAGCGCCGGATGATCGAAACCATCGAGGAGGGCAAGCCCCGCACGCCCTTCATGAAGCCGGGGGACACCATCGACATCGAGATGCTGAACGCGGAGGGCCAGAGCCTCTTCGGCCGCATCTCGCAGAAGGTCGTGAAGCGATGA
- a CDS encoding ATP-binding protein, translating to MAEGFPQAGAVPGEPLPGRRLGNRFELLRRLKTGRGVSTWLGNDHRTGTQVVVKMTSRASLVPTARLRLEHEAAVLEELNSPFLQPVLHLGSTGELLYLVTPYLPGETLQERLAHGNLTPAEVLTLGQCLLAGLVEAHRHGVIHRDVKPSNIIVEGTPLDRATLVDFGLARSERLDPSLRDLPVGTARYLSPEQAGLLNRAVESTSDLYSVGIVLFEALSGRPAFDGTTVGEVLRQHLGARPKLRSGGVEVPRALEELVGRLLQTDPADRYQSAESALADLRALDEALSHGEAEPELVTGVHDQRRSLTEPSFVGRQEELAVLERELERTRVEPGRLVIVEAESGGGKSWLLEEFAARAVNHRAWVLQGQAVDQAAMRPFQLFSGVAAGIAAAAQEHPALADTLRQRLAGQEAALCTALPQLEPVLGPPVQQNLGPESFGESRGIRALTSLLSALGTPAEPALVLLDDAQWADELTLRALENWQQAIQQTGSHMLLVVSFRSEEVGTGHVLRRLKPSAHLRLATFGAAEVTHMAESMAGALPPEATELVARLSEGNPFMASAVLHGLVEDGALVAGPEGWLVDPGAMAHVRSSRQAASFLVRRLKLLPEESLRLLSVGAVLGKSFDLARVEALSGSGRESILTALDEPRRRHMLWEENRGRYTFVHDKLREALLGLMGPQERQELHRLTARTIAASEQADPFELAYHFDAAGENSLALPHALVAAERARQQFALEAAEFNYRIAERGAVNADASTRYRIASGLGDVLMLRGRYDAAQQQLELAQQLAGEPVEQARMWAKLGELAFKRGITDEGNAALEKGLRLLGRWVPGSDAMLGLGAVWELGVQAGHTLVPQLWLARRPLEDSAEDLLAVHIYSRMAYGYWYHRGRMAVLWAHLRGLNIAERYPPTPELAQSYSEHSPVATVLPWFRRAIAYVDKSLRMRREMGDVWGQGQSLHFYGLAFYCSGRFEECIERCSEAIRLLERTGDRWEVNNAHFQVAMALYRLGRMKEALSSAQQLHRAAQSIGDRYAVRLALEAWSKASGGRIPRSVLEEELLNPSADPQSRAGTLMAEALRQLQEGDTEGAVTTLEQASRVVGNAHLRSEYVAPVPGLLATALRQHVESLSAFSPQRRATLLRYAEQVARHAHKLARTYRNNLPHALRERALLAAMSGKPQRARKWFEQSLEVARELKMRHERAQTLLARGQVGKALGWPHAGDDIKLATRELQDMEQGLTEEALTPGGAPERPETLSLADRFPRVLEAGRRIASALTREAVFEAVRQSMLELLRAEHCVVLDPSAVLPEDVRLTAGVSRTAIARALETGHPAVMDQGLQGGVSESMELLGVRSLLCAPLQIRGKTVACVCASHRQVGELFGEDEKRLTGFITTLANVALENAEGFERMAALSEERGRLYLEEQEAVRRRDDFLSIAAHELKTPLTSLQLHLQGLMSQLRQGTTRMPPERLGTKLESANLQTQRMGRLVNELLDISRVAQGQLLGKLEDVDLVPLVRGILERSKEALVRAECPLELRTVDSLVGHWDASRLEQVVGNLLTNAMKYGAGKRIEVVLEGDSQQARLKVRDEGIGIAPEDAHRIFERFERAVSVRHYGGFGIGLWLVREIVQALGGTVDVQSEPGQGSTFTVTLPRSGPPRRPVELSADPTPGK from the coding sequence ATGGCAGAGGGCTTTCCACAGGCCGGCGCCGTCCCTGGAGAGCCGCTCCCAGGCCGGCGCTTGGGCAACCGCTTCGAGCTGCTCCGGCGCTTGAAGACAGGCCGAGGTGTGTCCACCTGGCTGGGCAACGACCACCGGACGGGCACTCAAGTTGTCGTCAAGATGACATCCCGGGCGTCGCTCGTCCCCACGGCCCGCCTCCGGTTGGAGCACGAGGCCGCCGTCCTGGAAGAGCTGAACAGCCCCTTTCTCCAGCCCGTGCTCCACCTGGGCTCGACAGGGGAACTCCTCTATCTGGTGACGCCCTACCTGCCTGGAGAGACGCTCCAGGAGCGGCTCGCGCACGGCAACCTCACGCCAGCGGAGGTGCTCACGCTGGGCCAGTGCCTGCTGGCGGGACTGGTGGAAGCGCACCGCCATGGGGTGATTCACCGGGATGTGAAGCCCTCCAACATCATCGTCGAGGGCACGCCCCTGGATAGGGCCACGCTGGTGGACTTCGGGCTGGCCCGGAGCGAGCGGTTGGACCCCTCGTTGAGGGACCTGCCCGTGGGCACCGCGCGCTACCTCTCGCCGGAGCAGGCCGGACTGCTCAACCGCGCGGTGGAGAGCACGTCGGACCTGTACTCCGTGGGCATCGTTCTTTTCGAGGCGCTCTCGGGCCGCCCGGCGTTCGATGGCACGACCGTGGGAGAGGTCCTGCGGCAACACCTGGGCGCGCGTCCCAAGCTGCGCAGCGGCGGGGTGGAGGTGCCACGCGCGCTGGAGGAGCTGGTGGGACGGCTCCTCCAGACGGACCCCGCCGACCGTTACCAGTCCGCGGAGTCCGCGCTGGCGGACCTGCGCGCCCTGGATGAGGCGCTCTCGCACGGTGAAGCGGAGCCAGAGCTCGTCACCGGCGTGCACGATCAGCGCCGCAGCCTCACCGAGCCTTCCTTCGTGGGCCGCCAGGAGGAACTGGCGGTGCTGGAGCGTGAGCTGGAGCGCACGCGCGTGGAGCCGGGCCGGCTGGTCATCGTCGAGGCCGAGTCCGGCGGCGGCAAGAGCTGGCTGCTGGAGGAGTTCGCGGCGCGCGCCGTGAACCACCGGGCCTGGGTGCTCCAGGGCCAAGCGGTGGATCAAGCCGCCATGCGCCCCTTCCAGCTCTTCTCGGGTGTGGCCGCTGGCATTGCCGCGGCAGCCCAGGAGCACCCCGCGTTGGCCGACACCTTGCGCCAGCGCCTCGCGGGCCAGGAAGCCGCGCTGTGCACCGCGCTGCCGCAGCTGGAGCCGGTGCTGGGCCCTCCGGTCCAGCAGAACCTGGGCCCGGAGTCCTTCGGCGAGAGCCGCGGCATCCGCGCCCTCACCTCCCTCCTGAGTGCGCTGGGCACCCCGGCCGAGCCCGCGCTGGTGCTGCTGGACGATGCCCAGTGGGCGGATGAGCTGACCCTGCGCGCGCTCGAGAACTGGCAACAGGCCATCCAGCAGACCGGCAGCCACATGCTGCTGGTGGTGTCCTTTCGGAGCGAGGAAGTGGGCACGGGCCACGTGCTGAGGCGGTTGAAACCCAGCGCCCACCTGCGCCTGGCCACCTTCGGGGCCGCCGAGGTGACCCACATGGCAGAGTCGATGGCAGGCGCCCTGCCGCCCGAGGCCACCGAGCTGGTGGCCCGGCTCTCCGAGGGAAATCCGTTCATGGCCTCGGCGGTGCTTCACGGGCTGGTCGAGGATGGCGCGCTGGTGGCGGGCCCCGAGGGCTGGCTGGTGGACCCGGGCGCCATGGCGCACGTGCGCTCCTCGCGACAGGCCGCCTCGTTCCTGGTGCGCCGGCTCAAGCTGCTGCCGGAGGAATCCCTGCGCCTGCTCTCGGTGGGGGCGGTGCTGGGCAAGAGCTTTGATCTGGCCCGGGTGGAAGCGCTCTCCGGCTCGGGGCGGGAGAGCATCCTCACCGCCCTGGATGAACCGCGGCGGCGGCACATGCTGTGGGAAGAAAACCGGGGCCGGTACACCTTCGTCCACGACAAGCTGCGCGAAGCGCTGCTGGGGCTGATGGGGCCCCAAGAGCGCCAGGAGCTGCACCGGCTGACGGCCCGCACCATCGCCGCCAGCGAGCAGGCAGACCCCTTCGAGCTGGCCTATCACTTCGACGCCGCGGGCGAGAACAGCCTGGCCCTGCCCCACGCGCTGGTGGCCGCCGAGCGCGCCCGGCAGCAGTTCGCCCTCGAGGCGGCGGAGTTCAACTACCGCATCGCCGAGCGGGGCGCGGTCAACGCCGACGCGAGCACCCGCTACCGCATCGCCTCTGGACTGGGCGACGTGCTGATGCTCCGCGGCCGGTATGACGCCGCCCAGCAGCAGTTGGAGTTGGCTCAGCAGCTCGCGGGAGAACCCGTGGAGCAGGCCCGCATGTGGGCCAAACTGGGCGAGCTCGCCTTCAAGCGCGGCATCACCGATGAGGGCAACGCGGCCCTGGAGAAGGGCCTGCGGCTGCTGGGGCGGTGGGTGCCCGGCAGCGATGCGATGCTCGGACTGGGCGCGGTGTGGGAGCTGGGGGTGCAGGCCGGACACACCCTCGTGCCCCAGCTGTGGCTGGCCCGCCGCCCCCTGGAAGACAGCGCCGAGGACTTGCTCGCCGTCCACATCTACAGCCGCATGGCGTATGGCTACTGGTACCACCGGGGACGCATGGCGGTGCTCTGGGCCCACCTGCGGGGGCTGAACATCGCCGAGCGGTATCCCCCCACGCCCGAGCTGGCGCAGTCCTACTCCGAGCACTCGCCCGTGGCCACCGTGCTGCCCTGGTTCCGCCGGGCCATCGCCTATGTGGACAAGTCCCTGCGCATGCGCCGGGAGATGGGCGATGTGTGGGGCCAGGGCCAGTCCCTCCACTTCTATGGCCTGGCCTTCTACTGCTCCGGCCGGTTCGAGGAGTGCATCGAGCGGTGCAGCGAGGCCATCCGCCTGCTGGAGCGAACCGGAGACCGGTGGGAGGTGAACAACGCCCACTTCCAGGTGGCCATGGCCCTCTACCGGCTTGGCCGGATGAAGGAGGCACTGAGTTCCGCCCAGCAGTTGCACCGGGCGGCCCAGTCCATTGGAGACCGGTACGCCGTGCGGCTGGCGCTGGAGGCCTGGAGCAAAGCCTCGGGGGGCCGCATCCCGCGCAGCGTGCTCGAGGAGGAGTTGCTCAATCCCAGCGCGGATCCCCAATCGCGTGCCGGCACCCTCATGGCCGAGGCCCTCCGCCAACTCCAAGAAGGCGACACGGAAGGGGCGGTGACAACCCTGGAGCAGGCCAGCCGGGTCGTCGGGAACGCCCACCTGCGCTCGGAGTACGTGGCGCCCGTGCCGGGGCTGCTGGCCACCGCGTTGCGCCAGCATGTGGAGAGCCTCTCCGCGTTCTCGCCCCAGCGCCGTGCCACGCTGCTGCGCTACGCCGAGCAGGTGGCCCGGCATGCCCACAAGCTCGCCCGCACCTACCGCAACAACCTGCCCCACGCCCTGCGCGAGCGGGCCCTGCTGGCGGCCATGTCCGGCAAGCCCCAGCGGGCCCGGAAGTGGTTCGAACAGAGCCTGGAGGTGGCCCGCGAGCTGAAGATGCGCCACGAGCGCGCGCAGACGCTGCTGGCGCGAGGACAGGTGGGCAAGGCCCTCGGCTGGCCCCACGCGGGGGACGACATCAAGCTGGCCACGCGCGAACTCCAGGACATGGAGCAAGGGCTGACCGAGGAGGCCCTCACCCCGGGCGGTGCTCCTGAGCGTCCGGAGACGCTGTCGCTCGCGGACCGCTTTCCACGCGTGCTGGAGGCGGGCCGGCGCATCGCCTCTGCCCTCACGCGCGAGGCGGTGTTCGAGGCGGTCCGTCAATCCATGCTGGAGTTGCTGCGCGCCGAGCACTGCGTGGTGTTGGATCCCTCCGCCGTGCTGCCAGAAGACGTGCGCCTCACCGCGGGCGTGAGCCGCACCGCCATTGCCCGGGCCTTGGAGACAGGCCACCCCGCAGTCATGGATCAAGGCCTGCAGGGCGGCGTGAGCGAGAGCATGGAGTTGCTGGGCGTACGCTCCCTGCTGTGCGCCCCCCTCCAGATTCGAGGCAAGACGGTGGCCTGCGTGTGCGCCAGCCACCGGCAGGTGGGCGAGCTGTTCGGCGAGGACGAGAAACGGCTCACGGGCTTCATCACCACACTGGCCAACGTGGCGCTGGAGAACGCGGAAGGCTTCGAGCGCATGGCGGCCCTCTCTGAAGAGCGGGGTCGGCTCTACCTCGAGGAGCAAGAGGCCGTGCGGCGCCGGGACGACTTCCTGTCCATCGCCGCCCACGAGCTGAAAACGCCCCTCACCTCGCTCCAGCTCCACCTCCAGGGGCTGATGAGCCAGCTGCGCCAGGGCACCACGCGGATGCCCCCTGAGCGGCTGGGCACCAAGCTGGAGTCGGCCAACCTCCAGACGCAGCGGATGGGGCGGCTGGTGAACGAGCTGCTCGACATCTCGCGTGTCGCGCAGGGACAGCTGCTCGGCAAGCTCGAGGACGTGGACCTGGTGCCCCTGGTGCGCGGCATCCTCGAGCGCTCGAAAGAGGCGCTGGTCCGCGCCGAGTGTCCCCTCGAGCTGCGCACCGTGGACAGCCTGGTGGGCCACTGGGATGCGAGCCGGCTGGAGCAGGTGGTTGGCAACCTGCTCACCAACGCGATGAAGTACGGGGCGGGCAAGCGCATCGAGGTGGTGCTCGAGGGCGACAGCCAGCAGGCCCGGTTGAAGGTCCGGGACGAGGGCATCGGCATTGCTCCGGAGGATGCGCACCGCATCTTCGAGCGCTTCGAGCGGGCGGTCTCCGTGCGCCACTACGGCGGGTTCGGCATCGGCCTGTGGCTGGTGCGCGAAATCGTCCAGGCGCTCGGGGGAACCGTCGACGTGCAGAGTGAGCCCGGCCAGGGCTCCACCTTCACCGTGACCCTCCCCCGGAGCGGCCCCCCCCGGCGCCCCGTGGAGCTCAGCGCCGATCCAACGCCAGGTAAATGA
- the hppD gene encoding 4-hydroxyphenylpyruvate dioxygenase produces MAKIESLGIKTIESVHWYVHDLERSRRFYTQGLDFAELGVSSPELEKAGRQKSAVFQAGNVVLIVSQPVGEGGRAWRYLRKHPDGIGTVTYEVEDVEKAFRLLEARGGTFITDIQRFEDGQGGRLAMFSITTPFGDTTFRFVQRDGYHALFPGFVAHDKVKGGKNRFGFGHIDHMTANFQTMRPMLLWMEHVMGFESFWGIEFHTEKEGNVKKDHGSGLRSAVVWDPKSGVKFANNEPLRPFFKSSQINVFNEDHRGDGVQHLALTVKDIIASVKDMRDTAGIQFMPTPGSYYDLLPERIQRMGIKKIDEDIQKLRELEILVDGDKEHSYLLQIFMKEAAGLYKDPAAGPFFYEIIQRKGDKGFGGGNFRALFESIERQHKAEGRI; encoded by the coding sequence ATGGCCAAGATTGAATCGCTGGGCATCAAGACCATCGAGAGCGTGCACTGGTATGTGCATGACCTGGAGCGCAGCCGCCGCTTCTACACCCAGGGGCTGGACTTCGCCGAGCTGGGCGTGTCCTCGCCGGAGCTGGAGAAGGCAGGCAGGCAGAAGTCGGCGGTTTTCCAGGCAGGCAACGTCGTGCTCATCGTCAGCCAGCCGGTGGGCGAGGGAGGGCGTGCCTGGCGCTACCTGCGCAAGCACCCGGATGGAATCGGCACCGTCACCTACGAGGTGGAGGACGTGGAGAAGGCGTTCCGCCTGCTGGAGGCGCGCGGGGGCACCTTCATCACGGACATCCAGCGCTTCGAGGACGGGCAGGGCGGCCGGTTGGCCATGTTCTCCATCACCACGCCGTTTGGTGACACCACCTTCCGTTTCGTGCAGCGGGATGGCTACCACGCACTCTTCCCGGGCTTCGTGGCGCACGACAAGGTGAAGGGGGGCAAGAACCGCTTTGGCTTCGGCCACATCGACCACATGACGGCCAACTTCCAGACGATGCGGCCCATGCTCCTGTGGATGGAGCACGTGATGGGCTTCGAGTCCTTCTGGGGCATCGAGTTCCATACGGAGAAGGAAGGCAACGTCAAGAAGGACCATGGCTCGGGCCTGCGCTCCGCGGTGGTGTGGGATCCGAAGAGTGGGGTGAAGTTCGCCAACAACGAGCCGCTGCGGCCTTTCTTCAAGTCCTCGCAGATCAATGTCTTCAACGAGGACCACCGCGGCGATGGTGTGCAGCACCTGGCGCTCACGGTGAAAGACATCATCGCCTCGGTGAAGGACATGCGCGACACGGCGGGCATCCAGTTCATGCCCACGCCGGGCTCGTACTACGACCTGCTGCCCGAGCGCATCCAGCGCATGGGCATCAAGAAGATCGACGAGGACATCCAGAAGCTGCGTGAGCTGGAGATCCTCGTCGACGGCGACAAGGAGCACAGCTACCTGTTGCAGATCTTCATGAAGGAGGCGGCGGGCCTCTACAAGGATCCGGCGGCCGGGCCGTTCTTCTACGAGATCATTCAGCGCAAGGGGGACAAGGGCTTCGGCGGCGGAAACTTCCGCGCGCTGTTCGAGAGCATCGAGCGCCAACACAAGGCCGAGGGGCGGATCTAA